tcctatttcatgaaaaaaagacattagttggctagtaaatgacataactaatttttatcaaatatcagtgaccgtcaaggcccatggacctcttgttaaTAGGTATTGTTATCAAAGGTTATAAGcgaaacaaataaataaaaacaatcatgTGATTAATacgtatatattgtatatggggAGATAAATAGatggtacatgtaatttttgAGTCAATTTCGCGATGACAGATTAAGTGGTTTCCTTGTTTTCAGCAAAAGATTTCTTCTTATATATTCAAAGAGAAAGACTAATCATTTAAATTTGTCATTTCTGTATATTCCAGCTGGACATTTGGAAAGACCATTGACCACATCCATGGCAGAAGCTACACCAATCCATGAATACAAATGTTTAATCTGTACAGAGCCATACTCTGAACCAAAACTCCTGCACTGTGGTCATACATTCTGTTATCAATGCCTTTCATTATACGTCGACGCGGAATATGTCGCAGAAGACGACCAACTCTACTTCCCATGCCCAGAGTGCGAGGCTCCGATACTTCACGATGACGTCAATGCTGACGTAAGTACCTGGGTCACATGTTTTCCAAAGAACGATTTACTAACTACTCCTACATCAAACCCTTCTGGTGTCCGTTTTTGCGCGCCATGCTCACGAGGAAAAGAATCTGTTCCTGCCGACGTAATGTGTACAGACTGTAACGAGAATCTCTGTGGGGAGTGTAGAACCCATCACGAACGCAACAAAGCGTCGGCCTGGCATCGCCTTGTCTTTATGTCTGGAGACGTTGGTCTGCTCCCTGATGTTACCGTCTACGAACGTTGCCACCGACACGGTGGGAGACCGTTTGAAGTCTACTGTGTCGACCATCACGCCATGAGTTGTAGTACCTGTACGCTGGTGACTCACAGACAATGTAACAATGTAAAGCCGGTGGAGGAGGTGATTCAAAAGACTACGGCTACACCGAGTATTGTTGGGGCTGAATTGAAGGAGCTGACAGAAGAAACCAAGAAATTGTTGGATGAAGAAAATTTTGGGATAACAGAACTAAACGTTAAAGAAAaagatgttttaattgatttgtcGAACAGAATACAGAAAGCCAAAGACAAACTCGATGATCTGAAGACCATATCACAATCTGAGGTCGCTAATAAGTTCAGGGAGTTCAGGGAACAGCTTTTGTCTAGAAGGAAGTGTATCAACGCATTCCACATCAATGCTAAAAATTCGAATACGCTTTTAGCAGGCCAAGAACAACACTTATCAGAGcgtcatcatttttttcttggGGAACAAACGAAAACTCAGATATCGAGTCATTATCGCCGAATGGAtcaaaatacaaagaaaaagaCAAATAGGTTTGATATCACACTAAGGCTAGATGCGGTGATTGAAGAAATCATGAAAATGACAACCATTGCATATGTAGACGTCACCTCTTCAGTTTCAACAGTGTCTCAGAATGCAAGAAGTCGTATAGATTCATCGATTGGACGTTTTCTATCGACACCGCCAGCCACATTCGCAGACTCGACGTCGACTTCTGACTTGGCGGGTTCTTTAGGATGTGTAGCAGTCGAGACTACAGAAGTAACGAGAGCGGTGGATGTATGGTCCGGCTCGGTATCCTGTGTACATACAGTTGACGCCAGCATACTCGGAGGAATGGAGAGACCTGGATTAACAGGAGGTATCTTTACTAACAACAATGGATTAATCATCACAGATTACACTAACAACAGACTCCTGCTGTTTGATGACAAATATTCCTACCAGAGGGAATACAAAGTTGATGGTAGACCCACAGATATAGCACGTGGACGTACAGCTGATGAGATACTTGTTGCTGTAGTTGAGTACTCCAGATTTCTGGCTGTAGTCGCGAACCCCTTACTGAGATGTACACTACGTAATGGTCAGTTGCCCGTGATGAGCAGGATCAGTGCTCCACCTAGTACCTGGGGTATAGCAATACACGGGGAGAACATCCTAGTGGGTACTCCCGAGAGTGTGCAGGTCCTGTCTGTAGGCGGGAATGTCACCAAGTCTATAAAGAAGGGTGGAGATAACACGTACCTCGCTGTATCTTCATCTAACTTCACTCTTTACCACAAAGATGACGATGACGTGGTGTGTAGACGACTAGACAGTGAAGAAGTAGTCTACAGGTACAGGAATCCTGGTCTGTGTTATCCTAGAGGTATTGGACTGGACCGGGACCACAATGTGTATGTTTGTGGTACAAATTCAAAAAACGTTTACCTTATATCACCTGACGGGTCCATTGGGAGGGTAATACTGCCCAAACTGCCCGGTATCACAAGGCCGTACGGTATAGTGGTCCATCCAACCAAACAGGAATTCGTGGTTACTTCTTATGAGGAATCTACTGCACTCGAGGTATACAGATTCAGTGGTGACAAGTAGACACTTTTACAGATaacacaatgacataatgaGTAGTTCATCAAGCCCTTCATTGTGGTTACAGTTTACCGTcaaaattataatgtataacCAGCAAGCTACAGGACAGAGGAAGATTTACATACACAACACAGATTTATATCAATACTCTTCCCTTACCGAGACAGGATGTGAGAACTATAGATTTGCATTGTTAGTAGTCATGATTTATATTATTCAAACCTTTATTCGTGTAGaggaacagggaaaatacacgtGTGGCGAAAATAGGTCTAACCGTTAAGTCGTGTGTAACACATGTGCTTCGCTGTACGTGTGTTGTTAATGTTAACGTTAGGCAGACGCTTCATTGTAAGGGCAGCATACAGTGTAAGCGTTTCAGTGACTTTAATGTTGCGAACACCTCTCATACGTTAGTTAATCCCGAAGAGTTCCGAGATAATTACGATGATTGCCGCTAGGGGCGCTGCTTTCTCTCGCAGTATAAAAGGGAGCGAGCTGGCGAAGTGTTCACCTTTTTGGTCGTGAACGTCGGACTGTTAACATCAACAGGGTAGTAGGAATTGGCACTGAAAGATATAAGTGGCTGAATAAGTCTTGTCTTGATCAGTGTCATACCGACCGACGGGACCAGTAGTCGTATTGTATAGCTATTGAGATTAGAGCTTTGCAGCTCTTAGCTATACGTTAGTTGGTACACACATATCGACTACAGGTC
This genomic window from Argopecten irradians isolate NY chromosome 11, Ai_NY, whole genome shotgun sequence contains:
- the LOC138335189 gene encoding tripartite motif-containing protein 3-like, which produces MAEATPIHEYKCLICTEPYSEPKLLHCGHTFCYQCLSLYVDAEYVAEDDQLYFPCPECEAPILHDDVNADVSTWVTCFPKNDLLTTPTSNPSGVRFCAPCSRGKESVPADVMCTDCNENLCGECRTHHERNKASAWHRLVFMSGDVGLLPDVTVYERCHRHGGRPFEVYCVDHHAMSCSTCTLVTHRQCNNVKPVEEVIQKTTATPSIVGAELKELTEETKKLLDEENFGITELNVKEKDVLIDLSNRIQKAKDKLDDLKTISQSEVANKFREFREQLLSRRKCINAFHINAKNSNTLLAGQEQHLSERHHFFLGEQTKTQISSHYRRMDQNTKKKTNRFDITLRLDAVIEEIMKMTTIAYVDVTSSVSTVSQNARSRIDSSIGRFLSTPPATFADSTSTSDLAGSLGCVAVETTEVTRAVDVWSGSVSCVHTVDASILGGMERPGLTGGIFTNNNGLIITDYTNNRLLLFDDKYSYQREYKVDGRPTDIARGRTADEILVAVVEYSRFLAVVANPLLRCTLRNGQLPVMSRISAPPSTWGIAIHGENILVGTPESVQVLSVGGNVTKSIKKGGDNTYLAVSSSNFTLYHKDDDDVVCRRLDSEEVVYRYRNPGLCYPRGIGLDRDHNVYVCGTNSKNVYLISPDGSIGRVILPKLPGITRPYGIVVHPTKQEFVVTSYEESTALEVYRFSGDK